In a single window of the Schistocerca americana isolate TAMUIC-IGC-003095 chromosome X, iqSchAmer2.1, whole genome shotgun sequence genome:
- the LOC124556056 gene encoding TRAF3-interacting protein 1-like — translation MTQKSEKSFREQKESSEKSIRKLGEQMTQKSEKSIRELGEQIDKKLIQQTNKVDKSMQRVSDDISQRINNLVSEIKSDIMKELGHTFEQIDDRLQALEQGKRSGDAESKESKEQLLRNFQALGEECQREHQQVLSRVQEAETHCPTSVSNTIADNSLAIHALEQQVEQLKQTGAEDKRQIHDKIVALADIAQSYYGAQQRDRSRGRSTNQRRDWSSRHERNNNRDRPNDRGRGQDRERNSYTGDCPTNHAQSYYGEQQRDQSRGRSTNQRRNWSSRRERNNNRDRPYRNWGNTREHRWNNGNDRGRGQDRERYRYGNQNRYYDEHGGNRTVRGAPHDVEIRPANPRHNPANGNEQNRQ, via the exons atgacgcagaaatcagaaaaatcgttccgagaacaaaaagaatcatccgaaaaatcgatccgcaagctaggtgaacaaatgacgcagaaatcagaaaaatcgatccgagagctaggcgaacaaatagacaagaaactaatccagcagacaaataaagtcgacaagtcaatgcagagagtgtccgatgatatctcacaaagaataaacaatctggtaagtgaaataaaaagtgatattatgaaagaattaggccatacatttgaacaaatcgatgaccgtctgcaagccttagaacagggcaagcggagtggcgatgccgaatctaaagagagcaaagaacagctacttaggaatttccaagcgctgggagaagaatgccaaagggaacaccagcaggtactctcgagggtccaagaggcggaaacgcattgtcccacgtccgttagcaacacaatagcggacaacagtctAGCGATTCACGcgctggaacagcaagtagaacaattgaagcagactggggcggaggacaagagacaaatacatgataagattgtggcattagcggacatt gcacaaagttattacggggcacagcagcgcgatcgcagtcgtggccgtagtactaatcaacggcgtgactggtcgtcgcgacacGAACGGAataataatcgggaccggcc aaatgatcgaggacgtggacaagatcgtgaacgcaacagttataCAGGAGACTGCCCGACTAATCATGCACAAAGTTACTACGGGGAACAGCAGCGCGACCaaagtcgtggccgtagtactaatcaacggcgtaactggtcgtcgcgacgcgaacggaacaataatcgggaccgaccgtatagaaactggggtaacactcgcgagcacaggtggaacaacggaaatgatcgaggacgtggacaagatcgtgaacgctacaggtacggcaaccagaatcgatactacgatgaacacggtgggaataggactgtacgcggagcacctcatgatgttgaaattcggccggctaaccctagacataatccagcaaatggaaatgaacaaaaccggcaatga